A portion of the Tenacibaculum todarodis genome contains these proteins:
- a CDS encoding S8 family peptidase produces MKKLLYALTLLLLIASCSNDEILEQQTIDNQELLSRADINKIIDNSLQTTGDFDWSKADAKTIYSAVKLGDGILTIGYGYSSDEFAKSSSSKDVKDDILNVIYKTEELSNTKARSEAEIFSHEDINVFDIQIKNFATVEKLLKQGRVRYIEPTGYDYFNEQEVQARSSSSSSGSGCGYESSTLSSADYRTIAPGSRVPWSFDAHNIPAAWNHSTGAGVTVAVVDSGLSPQQSLMNQDFNDGDSSGRFVQKYGTFVDSWWSWSNNYDGVHDKCGHGTSMASVATAPRNNNNLPVGVAYNANLVSYRAVENVIINDYHEKRGVSEALTALGKRSDVKVISMSIGSPFSIGKVKDAVRYAYGKGKMIIAAGGTSTSFTTWYGVIFPASMSETVAVTGVKEGQYSKCDVCHTGSKIDFTVQMQRTNGTSNKVPVLSYYNGQADYVGGSSVATATTAGIAALVWAKHPTWSRTQVLNKMKQSADFYPSKHSKYGYGNIDALEAVQ; encoded by the coding sequence ATGAAAAAACTACTTTACGCATTAACTTTACTATTACTTATTGCTTCATGTTCTAATGATGAAATTCTAGAACAACAAACAATAGATAATCAAGAACTACTTTCAAGAGCTGATATCAATAAAATTATAGATAATTCACTTCAAACTACAGGAGATTTCGATTGGTCAAAAGCCGATGCAAAAACTATTTATAGTGCTGTTAAATTAGGTGATGGAATTCTAACAATTGGTTATGGTTATTCTTCTGATGAATTTGCTAAATCATCATCTTCAAAAGATGTAAAAGATGATATTCTAAATGTTATTTACAAAACGGAAGAGCTAAGTAATACAAAAGCTAGGAGTGAAGCAGAAATATTTTCACATGAAGATATAAATGTATTTGATATTCAAATTAAAAACTTTGCAACTGTAGAAAAATTATTAAAACAAGGAAGAGTTAGATACATAGAACCAACAGGATATGATTATTTTAATGAGCAAGAAGTACAAGCTCGTTCTTCTAGTTCTTCATCTGGTTCTGGTTGCGGTTATGAGTCTTCAACTTTATCTTCAGCAGATTATAGAACTATAGCCCCAGGATCAAGAGTTCCTTGGTCTTTTGATGCACATAACATTCCTGCAGCATGGAATCATAGTACAGGAGCAGGTGTAACTGTAGCTGTAGTAGATTCAGGATTATCTCCTCAACAAAGCTTAATGAACCAAGATTTTAACGATGGAGATTCTTCAGGAAGATTTGTTCAAAAATATGGAACCTTTGTAGATTCTTGGTGGTCTTGGTCTAATAATTACGACGGTGTGCACGATAAATGTGGTCATGGGACAAGCATGGCATCAGTAGCAACTGCGCCAAGAAATAATAACAATTTACCAGTTGGTGTAGCTTACAATGCAAATTTAGTTTCTTATAGAGCAGTAGAAAATGTAATAATTAACGATTATCACGAAAAAAGAGGAGTTTCAGAAGCTTTAACAGCTTTAGGAAAACGTAGCGATGTAAAAGTAATTTCTATGTCAATAGGTTCTCCATTTAGTATTGGTAAAGTAAAAGATGCCGTAAGATATGCGTATGGTAAAGGGAAAATGATAATTGCAGCAGGCGGAACATCAACAAGTTTTACAACTTGGTACGGAGTAATTTTTCCAGCAAGTATGAGCGAAACGGTAGCTGTAACAGGTGTAAAAGAAGGTCAATACAGTAAATGTGATGTTTGTCATACAGGTTCTAAAATAGATTTTACGGTACAAATGCAACGTACAAATGGTACAAGTAATAAAGTGCCAGTTTTAAGTTATTATAACGGTCAAGCAGATTATGTAGGCGGTTCTTCTGTGGCAACGGCAACAACAGCAGGTATTGCAGCGTTGGTTTGGGCAAAACACCCAACTTGGTCGCGCACACAAGTATTAAATAAAATGAAGCAATCTGCAGATTTTTATCCAAGTAAACACTCTAAATATGGCTATGGAAACATAGACGCTTTGGAGGCGGTTCAATAA
- a CDS encoding DUF4136 domain-containing protein, with protein sequence MKHLKYLLLFLVVACSSPKIVYDYDTQEDFTTYKTFNFFSDAGKGLNDFDIKRIESTIENTLNKQGLKLSETPDFYINYSSKELEKEEDNNVGVGIGGGNGGFGIGVSTGISLGAEKRLQQLTIDFVSAKEDQLFWQSISESLLKVKAAPEERTKHYQSLLPKVFSEFPPKKKK encoded by the coding sequence ATGAAACATTTAAAATACCTTTTACTATTCTTAGTTGTAGCCTGTTCATCACCAAAAATTGTATATGATTATGATACACAAGAAGATTTTACAACATATAAAACCTTTAATTTTTTTAGTGATGCAGGAAAAGGATTAAACGATTTTGATATAAAAAGAATAGAATCAACTATAGAAAATACACTTAATAAACAAGGTTTAAAATTATCAGAAACACCAGATTTTTATATTAATTATTCATCTAAAGAATTAGAAAAAGAAGAAGACAATAATGTAGGAGTTGGAATTGGAGGAGGAAATGGCGGATTTGGAATTGGTGTTTCAACCGGTATTTCACTTGGTGCAGAAAAAAGGTTACAGCAATTAACAATAGATTTTGTTTCTGCAAAAGAAGATCAACTATTCTGGCAATCTATTTCAGAAAGTTTATTAAAAGTAAAAGCAGCACCAGAAGAAAGAACTAAACATTATCAATCTTTACTACCAAAAGTGTTTTCTGAATTCCCTCCAAAAAAGAAAAAATAA
- a CDS encoding TfoX/Sxy family protein, whose product MAYNEFLVDRVAQFFREKSIHFNAKKMFGGFVFMIDNKMCVGVMKDQIMARINPDIFEKSILKEGCKPMDFTGKKMKGFVYLSDEAIDLEDDLHYWLQLALDFNPLAKASKKRKSSKS is encoded by the coding sequence ATGGCCTATAATGAGTTTTTAGTTGATAGAGTAGCTCAGTTTTTTAGAGAAAAAAGTATTCATTTTAATGCTAAAAAAATGTTTGGCGGATTTGTTTTTATGATAGACAATAAAATGTGTGTTGGAGTAATGAAAGACCAAATCATGGCTAGAATTAATCCTGATATTTTTGAAAAATCTATATTAAAGGAAGGTTGTAAACCAATGGACTTTACAGGAAAAAAAATGAAAGGATTTGTTTATTTAAGTGATGAAGCCATAGATTTGGAAGACGATTTACATTATTGGTTGCAACTAGCATTAGACTTTAATCCGTTAGCAAAAGCAAGTAAAAAAAGAAAATCCTCTAAAAGTTAA
- a CDS encoding MG2 domain-containing protein, whose product MKRITPLLLMILLFATNLNAQENFTSLWEKVHKFEVDNLPKSALKVVEDIYAKAEKNNNSSQIVKTLFYKSKFALILEEDAQLKVVNQFKNQIEKSSFPTKNVLQNVLANLHWQYFNQNRWKFYQRTKTSEKVDENDFRTWDLNTLFTEIHTYYEASLEEKLLLQKVDVHQFADILHVVKGSKEFRPTLYDFLAHNALSFYKTPENNITKPAYQFTIDNAKFIDEATTFSHLNLETKDSLSLEFNALKIYQDLIGFHLADKNPTALVDVDLQRLHFVKQHATFNNKEVLFLQTLKDSQEKHKNNQESGLYAFEIAQIYQQQANSYSAENNTEHRFKNKEALAICNSIIEKFPESNGAKKCIALKAQIKNKSLHITSEKYVPIDTNSRLLISYKNVDKLNFSAYKINKTQLEKLNRTHQDSAKINFINKLDKVTSWNATLRNEHDYLQHTTEVIVPKMAQGNYLIVASESTDLNDKSIFGTVNMQVTNLALVEANNNGIYTYQIVDRNNGAPIKNASINLKNYNTSRYNTPINKNFTTDKNGFFSYKSAARHNQVVITVNHNNDTATFGDYYLYQHRDNSNKKVDNEIEIKPFIFTDRSIYRPGQTVYFKAIVLKKQNEKSEVFTNEYVKIILSDVNDQEVKNLELKLNEFGSVAGEFRLPNNGLTGEYSIELEGSDKIDESKYDVDNIYFNDNNIVISVEEYKRPKFKTEFKPTTETFRLNDSITINGFAKAFAGSNITDAKVVYRVHRKVQYPSWWYWRRPNFSSEAQEITHGESITDAKGEFKIIFKALPDESVSKESLPIFTYEISADVTDVNGETRSATTTVKIGYHALVAKLSIAQKINKNEKDNTVTITTENLNGEFVAAKGTLKIHKLQAPKNPLRKRSWNAPDYQDISETEFRKLFPHEPYTNNEANDKNWEKGVLVFKTNFNTDKSKEIKLKNIKKWLGGSGNYIAIVESQDKFGQKVKEEARFTVFSPSEEIVSDSKLFSINPNKTNYLVGENVELKIGSASKDISVVVQIERNHKIEKTHIVRLNNEIKTLKIPVKKEDIGGFAIRYHYVNYNDFNRGNLVITVPHKKETSIAIETKTFRDKLQPGAEQTWSFTIKNDKNDKVAAEVLASMYDASLDEFKQHNWQFNPIQQPAAYYSYNRSSASHSFGNTNFHIRNNHNMYYSIPNNQYDALNWFGLHFGNNRMRMMMRKGNVNIVESIEEDALDEVVVIGYGTTTKKSYTGSVSKVSDALEGQVSGVSIMNDSAQPGNAPKIMIRGIGSIENGKTPLVVIDGKIVKTSDLNNLNMDLVAEMSVIKGVDAVAIYGQKAVNGVVIITTKSGQAKLDSELANVKARKNLQETAFFFPQLQTDKKGNVSFKFTAPEALTRWKLQLLAHTKTLQSATKTLKAVTQKELMVVPNAPRFLREGDKIIFSSKISNLTEEILNGFAQLQLTNAITGAEINTALNNLEKNKNFTVDKNGNTNVSWTLSIPENIGAVQYKVIAKAGDFSDGEQNALPVLTNRMLVTETLPMWIRSNQTKTFTLDKLKNNSSSTLSNHKLTLEMTSNPAWYAIQALPYLMEYPYECAEQTFSRYYANTLATHVANSNQKIQEVFTQWKSSDALLSNLEKNQELKSLIIQETPWLRDSQSETEQKKRIALLFDLSKMKDEQSKSIKKLQEIQMNSGGFPWFKGGRYPSAFITNYIASGFGHLQKLGVTDLDKDTQQMLDKAVQFLDEEIVEKYDDLLKRAAKIKAKNGQKKYEEFLKQNHLSYFALQYLYMRSFYIDKQFNKKTREAVDYYTQQSATYWNDYNLYAKGQIALIQFRTGEKSIANKIVKSLEENSITSDELGMYWKENTAGYYYYQAPVETQALMIETFSEVGVIPNEPESAKRNLNNIDNLKIWLLKNKQTNSWKTTKATSEAVYALLLNGSDWISITDMVDINLGDIKIEPSKMKDIAIEAGTGYFKTSWNAQEITPKMADVTIAKKGNGIAWGGLYWQYFEDLDKITSAETPLKLKKKLFLKVNSDTGKELQEIKENTELNIGDLITVRIELRVDRAIEFIHMKDMRASGVEPINVLSQYKWQDGLGYYESTKDAATNFFFDRLPKGVYVFEYDVRVNNAGNFSNGITTIQSMYAPEFSSNSEGIRINVK is encoded by the coding sequence ATGAAAAGAATTACACCTTTATTACTGATGATATTATTATTTGCAACTAACTTAAACGCTCAAGAAAACTTTACAAGTTTGTGGGAAAAAGTACACAAATTTGAAGTTGATAATTTACCAAAATCGGCTTTAAAAGTTGTAGAAGATATTTACGCTAAAGCAGAAAAGAACAACAATTCTTCACAGATTGTAAAAACGTTATTCTATAAAAGCAAGTTTGCATTAATTTTGGAGGAAGATGCACAATTAAAAGTTGTTAATCAATTTAAAAATCAGATTGAAAAAAGTAGTTTTCCAACAAAAAATGTACTACAAAATGTTTTAGCTAATTTACATTGGCAATATTTTAATCAAAATAGATGGAAATTTTACCAACGTACAAAAACAAGTGAAAAAGTTGATGAAAACGATTTTAGAACCTGGGATTTAAACACTCTTTTTACAGAAATTCATACGTATTATGAAGCATCTTTAGAAGAAAAATTATTATTGCAAAAAGTTGATGTGCATCAATTTGCAGACATTCTACATGTTGTAAAAGGTTCTAAAGAATTCAGACCAACGTTATATGATTTTTTAGCGCATAATGCATTATCATTTTATAAAACTCCAGAAAATAATATTACAAAACCAGCGTATCAATTTACAATTGATAATGCTAAATTTATAGACGAAGCAACTACATTTTCTCATTTAAATTTAGAGACAAAAGACAGTTTGTCTTTAGAGTTTAATGCTTTAAAAATCTATCAAGATTTAATTGGTTTTCATTTAGCAGATAAAAATCCAACCGCTTTGGTTGATGTAGATTTACAACGTTTGCATTTTGTAAAACAACACGCAACTTTCAATAATAAGGAAGTACTTTTTTTACAAACCTTAAAAGACTCTCAAGAGAAACATAAAAACAACCAAGAAAGCGGATTATATGCTTTTGAAATTGCGCAGATTTATCAACAACAAGCCAATTCTTATTCAGCAGAAAACAATACAGAACATCGTTTTAAAAACAAAGAAGCATTAGCTATTTGTAATTCGATTATTGAGAAATTTCCAGAAAGTAATGGCGCAAAAAAGTGTATTGCTTTAAAAGCACAAATAAAGAATAAGAGTTTACATATAACTTCAGAAAAGTATGTACCAATTGATACAAATTCTCGTTTATTAATCAGTTATAAAAACGTTGACAAGCTAAATTTTTCAGCATATAAAATCAATAAGACGCAATTAGAGAAACTAAACAGAACGCATCAAGATTCTGCTAAAATCAATTTTATAAATAAACTTGACAAAGTAACTTCTTGGAACGCCACTTTAAGAAATGAACATGATTATCTACAACACACAACGGAAGTTATTGTTCCAAAAATGGCACAAGGAAATTATTTAATTGTTGCTTCTGAAAGTACTGATTTAAATGACAAATCAATCTTTGGAACTGTAAACATGCAAGTTACCAATTTAGCATTGGTAGAAGCGAACAACAACGGGATTTATACGTATCAAATTGTAGATAGAAACAACGGGGCACCTATTAAAAATGCTTCCATAAATCTTAAAAACTACAACACAAGCAGATATAATACACCAATAAATAAAAATTTCACTACCGATAAAAACGGATTTTTCAGCTATAAAAGTGCTGCTCGTCATAATCAAGTTGTTATCACAGTCAATCATAATAATGATACTGCAACTTTTGGTGATTATTACTTATACCAACATCGCGATAACTCCAACAAAAAGGTTGATAATGAAATAGAAATTAAACCTTTTATTTTTACAGATAGAAGTATTTATAGACCTGGACAAACTGTTTATTTTAAGGCAATTGTATTAAAAAAACAAAATGAAAAATCTGAAGTTTTCACAAATGAATATGTGAAAATAATTTTATCTGATGTTAATGATCAAGAAGTAAAAAATTTAGAATTAAAACTAAATGAATTTGGTTCGGTTGCTGGAGAATTTAGACTTCCAAATAATGGCTTAACTGGAGAATATTCAATTGAATTAGAAGGAAGTGATAAAATTGACGAAAGTAAATATGACGTTGATAATATTTATTTTAATGATAATAATATTGTTATTTCAGTTGAAGAATACAAAAGACCAAAGTTTAAAACCGAATTTAAACCAACTACAGAAACCTTTAGATTAAACGATAGTATTACCATAAACGGATTTGCAAAAGCTTTTGCGGGTTCAAATATTACCGATGCAAAAGTGGTGTATCGTGTGCATAGAAAAGTACAGTATCCAAGTTGGTGGTATTGGAGAAGACCAAATTTTTCTTCTGAAGCGCAAGAAATTACGCATGGAGAAAGTATTACAGATGCTAAAGGCGAATTTAAAATCATTTTTAAAGCATTGCCTGACGAAAGTGTTTCAAAAGAAAGTTTACCAATTTTCACCTATGAAATCTCTGCCGATGTAACGGACGTAAACGGAGAAACTCGCAGCGCAACTACAACAGTAAAAATTGGTTATCATGCATTAGTAGCAAAACTTTCCATTGCTCAAAAAATTAATAAAAACGAGAAAGATAATACGGTAACTATAACAACTGAAAACCTAAATGGTGAATTTGTAGCTGCTAAAGGAACTTTAAAAATTCACAAATTACAAGCACCTAAAAATCCGTTAAGAAAGCGATCTTGGAACGCACCAGATTATCAAGATATTTCTGAAACTGAATTCAGAAAACTCTTTCCGCATGAACCGTATACAAATAATGAAGCAAATGATAAAAATTGGGAAAAAGGAGTTTTAGTTTTTAAAACTAATTTCAATACAGATAAATCTAAAGAAATTAAATTAAAAAACATAAAAAAATGGTTAGGTGGTTCAGGAAACTATATTGCCATTGTGGAATCGCAAGATAAATTTGGTCAAAAAGTAAAAGAAGAAGCGCGTTTCACTGTTTTTAGTCCTTCAGAAGAAATAGTTTCAGACAGTAAATTATTTAGTATAAATCCGAATAAAACAAATTATTTAGTTGGCGAAAATGTTGAATTAAAAATTGGTTCTGCTTCTAAAGACATTAGTGTTGTTGTACAAATTGAACGCAATCACAAAATTGAAAAAACGCATATTGTTCGTTTGAACAATGAAATTAAGACGTTAAAAATTCCTGTTAAAAAAGAAGACATTGGCGGATTTGCAATTCGTTATCATTATGTAAATTATAACGATTTTAATCGTGGAAACTTAGTTATAACTGTTCCTCATAAAAAAGAAACATCTATTGCGATAGAAACTAAAACATTTAGAGATAAGTTACAACCTGGAGCAGAACAAACTTGGAGTTTCACCATTAAAAATGACAAAAACGATAAAGTTGCTGCTGAAGTTTTAGCTTCCATGTACGATGCTTCTTTAGATGAATTTAAACAACATAATTGGCAATTTAATCCAATTCAACAACCTGCAGCGTATTATTCTTATAACAGAAGTTCTGCAAGCCATAGTTTTGGAAATACAAATTTTCATATTAGGAATAACCACAATATGTATTATTCAATTCCAAATAACCAATATGATGCTTTGAATTGGTTTGGGCTTCATTTTGGAAATAATAGAATGCGTATGATGATGCGAAAAGGAAATGTAAATATTGTAGAATCTATAGAAGAAGATGCTTTAGATGAAGTTGTAGTAATTGGTTATGGAACAACAACTAAAAAATCATATACTGGATCTGTAAGTAAAGTTTCTGATGCTCTTGAAGGTCAAGTTTCGGGAGTTTCCATAATGAATGATAGTGCTCAACCTGGAAATGCACCTAAAATAATGATTCGAGGAATTGGTTCTATTGAAAATGGAAAAACACCTCTAGTAGTTATTGACGGAAAAATAGTTAAGACTAGTGACCTTAATAATTTAAATATGGATCTTGTTGCAGAAATGTCTGTTATTAAAGGAGTTGATGCAGTGGCAATTTATGGTCAAAAAGCAGTAAACGGCGTTGTAATTATCACAACAAAATCTGGTCAAGCAAAATTAGATTCGGAGTTAGCTAATGTAAAAGCACGTAAAAACCTCCAAGAAACCGCCTTCTTTTTTCCGCAGTTACAAACAGATAAAAAAGGAAACGTGAGTTTTAAATTTACAGCTCCAGAAGCATTAACACGTTGGAAATTGCAATTGTTAGCACATACAAAAACATTGCAATCGGCAACTAAAACATTAAAAGCAGTAACGCAAAAAGAGTTAATGGTTGTACCAAATGCACCTCGTTTTTTACGTGAAGGAGATAAAATTATCTTCAGTTCTAAAATCAGTAATTTAACAGAAGAAATATTAAATGGTTTTGCGCAATTACAACTTACCAATGCAATTACTGGCGCAGAAATTAATACCGCTTTAAACAATTTAGAGAAAAACAAAAACTTTACAGTAGATAAAAACGGAAACACAAATGTTTCTTGGACATTATCAATTCCTGAAAACATTGGAGCAGTTCAATATAAAGTAATTGCAAAAGCTGGCGATTTTTCCGATGGAGAACAAAATGCATTGCCTGTTTTAACAAACAGAATGCTGGTTACAGAAACGTTACCAATGTGGATTCGTTCAAATCAGACAAAAACATTTACGTTAGATAAGTTGAAGAATAACAGTTCATCAACATTAAGTAACCATAAATTAACGTTGGAGATGACGTCTAATCCAGCTTGGTACGCAATACAAGCGTTACCGTATTTAATGGAATATCCATATGAATGTGCAGAGCAAACTTTCTCTAGATATTACGCAAATACGTTGGCTACGCATGTTGCAAATTCGAATCAGAAAATTCAAGAAGTTTTTACTCAATGGAAATCTTCGGATGCTTTATTAAGTAATTTAGAGAAGAATCAAGAATTAAAATCGTTAATCATTCAAGAAACGCCTTGGTTGCGTGATTCGCAATCGGAAACGGAACAAAAGAAACGAATTGCGTTGTTGTTCGATTTATCGAAAATGAAGGATGAGCAATCAAAATCTATTAAGAAGTTACAAGAAATTCAGATGAATTCTGGTGGTTTCCCTTGGTTTAAAGGCGGAAGATATCCGAGTGCTTTTATTACAAACTACATTGCTTCTGGTTTTGGGCATTTACAAAAATTAGGTGTAACAGATTTAGACAAAGACACACAACAAATGCTTGATAAAGCTGTTCAATTTTTGGATGAAGAAATTGTTGAAAAATATGACGATTTATTAAAAAGAGCTGCAAAAATTAAAGCTAAAAACGGTCAGAAAAAGTATGAGGAATTCTTAAAACAAAATCATCTAAGTTATTTCGCTTTACAATATTTATACATGCGTAGTTTTTATATTGATAAACAATTCAACAAGAAAACCAGAGAAGCTGTTGATTATTATACACAACAATCTGCAACTTATTGGAACGATTACAACTTGTACGCAAAAGGGCAAATTGCATTGATTCAGTTTAGAACTGGAGAAAAATCTATTGCCAATAAAATTGTAAAATCGCTAGAAGAAAATAGTATTACTTCTGATGAATTAGGAATGTATTGGAAAGAAAACACTGCTGGTTATTACTATTATCAAGCACCTGTAGAAACACAAGCATTGATGATTGAAACGTTTTCTGAAGTTGGTGTCATTCCGAATGAGCCTGAAAGTGCGAAGAGGAATCTGAATAATATCGATAATCTAAAAATCTGGCTGCTAAAGAATAAGCAAACAAATAGTTGGAAAACTACCAAAGCAACATCTGAAGCTGTATATGCATTATTATTAAACGGAAGCGATTGGATTTCTATAACTGATATGGTTGATATTAATTTAGGTGATATAAAAATTGAACCTTCAAAAATGAAAGACATTGCAATAGAAGCTGGAACTGGTTATTTTAAAACGTCGTGGAATGCACAAGAAATTACACCAAAAATGGCAGATGTAACAATTGCTAAAAAAGGAAATGGAATTGCTTGGGGCGGTTTGTATTGGCAATATTTTGAAGATTTAGACAAAATAACCTCAGCTGAAACTCCTTTAAAATTGAAGAAAAAACTATTCTTAAAAGTAAATTCAGATACAGGAAAAGAATTACAAGAAATTAAAGAGAATACCGAATTAAATATAGGTGATTTAATTACTGTTCGCATAGAACTACGTGTAGATAGAGCAATAGAATTTATTCATATGAAAGACATGCGAGCTTCTGGAGTAGAACCTATAAATGTTTTATCCCAATATAAATGGCAAGATGGTTTGGGATATTATGAAAGTACAAAAGATGCGGCAACAAATTTCTTTTTTGATCGTTTACCTAAAGGAGTCTATGTTTTTGAATACGATGTTCGTGTAAATAATGCTGGTAACTTTAGCAACGGAATTACAACAATACAAAGCATGTATGCTCCAGAATTTAGTAGTAATAGTGAAGGAATTAGAATTAATGTAAAATAG
- a CDS encoding UDP-N-acetylmuramate--L-alanine ligase, with protein sequence MKIHFIAIGGSAMHNLAIALHQKGYQITGSDDTIHDPSKSRLAKYNLLPEEFGWFPEKIDSDLDAIILGMHAKKDNPELLKAQELGLKIYSYPEFLYEQSKDKTRVVIGGSHGKTTITSMILHVLNYHDKKVDYMVGAQLEGFETMVHLTEENEFIVLEGDEYLSSPIDMRPKFHLYKPNIALLSGIAWDHINVFPTFENYVEQFSIFTDSLVNGGIMVYNEEDTIVKDVVESSTNHIKKYEYNTPKHSIENGITFLETEEGDLPLEIFGNHNLQNLAGAKWICQHMGIDEDDFYEAIVTFKGASKRLEKIAENDATVIFKDFAHSPSKVSATTTAVKNQYNNRTVLACLELHTYSSLNADFLAEYKGALDNADKAVVFYSPHAVKIKQLLAITEQQIANAFQRDDLIIYTNSQEFKDFLFEQDLKNKAVLLMSSGNYGGLDFEEVKNLV encoded by the coding sequence ATGAAAATTCATTTTATAGCCATTGGCGGAAGTGCAATGCACAACTTAGCAATAGCATTACACCAAAAAGGATACCAAATTACAGGAAGTGACGATACAATTCACGATCCTTCTAAATCTCGTTTAGCAAAATATAATTTGTTGCCAGAAGAATTTGGTTGGTTTCCTGAGAAAATAGATTCAGATTTAGATGCAATTATTTTAGGAATGCACGCTAAGAAAGACAATCCTGAGTTGTTAAAAGCACAAGAATTAGGGTTGAAAATATATTCGTATCCAGAGTTTTTATACGAACAATCTAAAGATAAAACACGGGTTGTAATTGGTGGTTCGCACGGAAAAACAACTATAACCTCTATGATTTTACACGTGTTAAATTACCATGATAAAAAAGTAGATTACATGGTTGGAGCGCAATTAGAAGGCTTTGAAACCATGGTTCATTTAACGGAAGAAAACGAATTTATTGTTTTAGAAGGCGATGAATATTTGAGTTCGCCAATAGACATGCGTCCAAAGTTTCATTTATACAAACCAAATATTGCTTTGTTAAGCGGAATTGCTTGGGATCATATTAATGTTTTTCCAACGTTTGAAAACTATGTGGAGCAGTTTTCAATTTTTACAGATTCTTTGGTAAACGGCGGAATTATGGTTTATAATGAAGAGGATACTATTGTAAAAGATGTGGTAGAATCTTCTACTAATCATATTAAAAAATACGAGTATAACACACCAAAACATTCTATAGAAAACGGAATTACTTTTTTAGAAACTGAGGAAGGAGATTTACCGTTAGAAATCTTTGGAAATCATAATTTACAAAACTTAGCAGGTGCAAAGTGGATTTGCCAGCACATGGGAATTGATGAAGATGATTTTTATGAAGCTATTGTAACTTTTAAAGGAGCAAGCAAGCGTTTGGAAAAGATTGCAGAAAATGATGCTACAGTAATTTTTAAAGATTTTGCCCACAGTCCAAGTAAAGTTTCTGCAACTACAACTGCGGTTAAAAATCAATATAACAATAGAACTGTTTTAGCGTGTTTAGAATTACATACCTATTCTAGTTTAAATGCAGATTTTTTGGCGGAGTACAAAGGAGCTCTAGATAATGCAGATAAAGCAGTTGTTTTTTACTCGCCGCATGCAGTAAAAATAAAACAATTATTAGCAATTACTGAGCAACAAATTGCCAATGCTTTTCAACGAGACGATTTAATTATTTATACAAATTCACAAGAATTTAAAGATTTTTTATTTGAACAAGATTTAAAAAACAAAGCTGTTTTATTAATGAGTTCTGGTAATTATGGTGGTTTAGATTTTGAAGAAGTTAAAAACCTTGTATAA